The Gemmatimonadota bacterium genome has a segment encoding these proteins:
- a CDS encoding zf-HC2 domain-containing protein, protein MRPHVPEEEFHAYADGELSPAQRAEIAEHLLACLICRSMYGEVQEVRARTSRLLAIASPRTIKRPALPGRTAKPVRTWMGGVAAASVAVVGLSTYLALQPVPAATSPTRLAAAFVAPALFATAGSASATTPTEPAPLTAEQRTMTLASRAVIRPQVVGPAPAMQVVRRFRPVEPLAEIDPSTGWESLSWDAAMTLAHGSIARLEGYAVAAVRIQRSASGGRPTFLVRHQLPDGRSLWVVEGQVDEVGPVHQLLEASGLSMSIPLRAKPDYVGTDEEPKRTIRMVTIAGYLPSDSLNAMMGKLTLQ, encoded by the coding sequence GTGCGTCCGCACGTCCCTGAAGAGGAATTCCACGCCTACGCCGACGGGGAACTGTCGCCGGCACAGCGTGCCGAGATTGCCGAGCACCTGCTCGCTTGCCTGATCTGTCGTTCGATGTACGGCGAGGTGCAGGAAGTGCGGGCGCGGACATCGCGCCTGCTTGCCATTGCATCACCACGCACGATCAAGCGCCCTGCCCTTCCCGGCCGGACCGCGAAGCCGGTTCGCACCTGGATGGGTGGAGTCGCCGCGGCGAGCGTCGCGGTAGTCGGTCTGAGCACCTACCTCGCCCTGCAGCCGGTGCCTGCTGCGACGTCGCCAACGCGGCTCGCTGCGGCATTCGTGGCCCCGGCACTCTTTGCCACCGCCGGTTCCGCCTCGGCCACTACTCCGACCGAGCCTGCGCCATTGACGGCTGAGCAGCGCACGATGACCCTCGCCTCGCGGGCCGTCATCCGGCCGCAGGTTGTCGGTCCGGCGCCAGCGATGCAGGTCGTTCGTCGCTTCCGCCCGGTAGAGCCGCTGGCAGAGATTGATCCGTCGACCGGCTGGGAGTCGCTTTCCTGGGACGCGGCCATGACACTCGCCCACGGCTCGATTGCCCGCCTCGAGGGGTACGCCGTCGCGGCGGTACGGATCCAGCGGTCTGCCAGCGGCGGGCGGCCCACCTTCCTCGTGCGGCACCAGCTCCCCGACGGTCGCTCGCTCTGGGTGGTCGAAGGACAGGTGGATGAAGTCGGCCCGGTGCACCAGCTGCTTGAGGCGAGCGGTCTGTCGATGAGCATCCCGCTCCGCGCGAAGCCCGACTATGTCGGGACCGATGAGGAGCCCAAGCGCACGATCCGGATGGTGACCATTGCGGGCTACCTGCCGAGCGACTCGCTGAATGCGATGATGGGGAAGCTGACGCTGCAGTAA